GGACCTCCCCGCCCTCCTCCAGGCCGCCGAGGCCCGGGCCCTGGAGCTTGGCGTGGAGCGGCTTTACGCCTTTCCCCAGGAGGCCAACCGTCCCCTGCGGGAGGTCCTGGAGGCGGCGGGGTACGACCTCCTCCACACCACCTACTTCTTCGTGAAAAACCCCAAGGGCCTGGACTACCCGCCCCCCAAGGGCGTGCGCATCAAGAAGGGCTTCCCCGGGGCAGGGGTCTACCGGGAGCTCTACCGGGAAAGCGAGGAGGGCTGGGCCCTGAGGCTCAAGTGGACGGACGAGGAGCTGGAAGAGCACTTCGCCGAGCCCCACGTCCACCTCCTGGTGGCCTACCAGGGGGAGGAGCCCGTGGGCATGGCCGAGGTGGAGGTGGAGGGGAACGAGGCCAGCGTGGCCTACATCGGGGTCGTCCCCAAGGCCCGGGGCCAGGGCATCGGCCGGGCCCTTCTGGCCGAGGCGGCCCGGCTGGCCGAGAAGAAGGGGGCGGGTCTCCTCCGGGTCCGGGCCCACGACCACGAGACCGGGGCCCTAGAGCTTTACCGCAACCTGGGCTTCAGCCTCGAGGAGGCCGTGGCCACCTACGCCAAGGAACTCAGGGCCAGGCGGTAGG
This DNA window, taken from Thermus aquaticus, encodes the following:
- a CDS encoding GNAT family N-acetyltransferase; the protein is DLPALLQAAEARALELGVERLYAFPQEANRPLREVLEAAGYDLLHTTYFFVKNPKGLDYPPPKGVRIKKGFPGAGVYRELYRESEEGWALRLKWTDEELEEHFAEPHVHLLVAYQGEEPVGMAEVEVEGNEASVAYIGVVPKARGQGIGRALLAEAARLAEKKGAGLLRVRAHDHETGALELYRNLGFSLEEAVATYAKELRARR